In Acinetobacter sp. WCHAc010034, a genomic segment contains:
- a CDS encoding thioesterase family protein, whose amino-acid sequence MTAYYQLIHRETDAAGAITAHYRSTQLAQGAWNENEQHMAPATGIICAELDRFAPRSDMRIGRISLDILGLIPAGEFSISTKVIRPGRTIELIESEMKAQGKACIAARTWRMATQNSQPVKGLEDPAVFGPEDAPLWEGIRQWPGGYIQSVEARSHQRRAGKGIVWLSTKHAMVAGEGSSDFVRLMGLVDTANGIAPRQPWPFTWGFPNLDLQIHLHRMPQGKWLGLETVQQYGDDGIGLTSSVLHDIYGPFGRSEQILTLRPVS is encoded by the coding sequence ATGACCGCATATTACCAACTGATTCACCGCGAAACGGATGCTGCAGGCGCCATCACCGCGCATTACCGTTCAACGCAATTGGCGCAGGGCGCATGGAATGAGAACGAGCAGCATATGGCGCCGGCGACGGGCATCATCTGTGCCGAGCTGGACCGCTTTGCGCCGCGCAGCGATATGCGCATCGGCCGTATCAGCCTGGATATTCTGGGCCTGATTCCTGCTGGAGAATTCAGCATCAGCACCAAAGTCATCCGGCCCGGCAGAACTATTGAACTGATTGAGTCGGAAATGAAAGCGCAGGGCAAGGCCTGCATTGCTGCCCGCACTTGGCGCATGGCGACGCAAAACAGCCAGCCGGTAAAAGGCCTTGAAGATCCTGCGGTTTTTGGCCCGGAAGATGCGCCGCTGTGGGAAGGCATCCGCCAGTGGCCGGGCGGCTATATTCAGTCGGTTGAAGCCAGAAGCCATCAGCGCCGCGCAGGCAAGGGCATTGTCTGGCTCAGCACAAAGCATGCGATGGTTGCAGGCGAAGGCAGTTCTGATTTTGTGCGCCTGATGGGCTTGGTGGACACTGCAAACGGCATTGCGCCGCGCCAGCCGTGGCCGTTTACATGGGGCTTTCCGAATCTGGATTTGCAGATTCACCTGCACCGCATGCCGCAGGGCAAGTGGCTGGGCTTGGAAACGGTGCAGCAGTATGGCGATGACGGCATAGGCCTGACCAGTTCGGTGCTGCATGATATTTACGGGCCTTTCGGCCGCAGCGAGCAGATTCTGACTTTAAGGCCGGTCAGCTAA
- a CDS encoding YggS family pyridoxal phosphate-dependent enzyme produces MNTLQHARAQVLRQIEQACLQAGRDAQSVQLLAVSKTHPGEMLRALHAAGQRAFGENYLQEALDKIEALSDLEIEWHFIGHVQRNKTKHLAEKFAWVHGVDRLIVAERLSSQRAASQAPLNICLQVNIDGQESKDGCPPADVPALVQQISRLPNLQLRGLMVIPAPHNVQAFADARKLFDQVKAQHAHPEQWDTLSMGMSGDMAEAVAAGSTLVRVGTALFGARDYSQ; encoded by the coding sequence ATGAATACACTTCAACACGCCAGAGCGCAGGTATTGCGCCAGATTGAGCAGGCCTGCCTGCAGGCAGGGCGCGATGCGCAATCCGTGCAGCTATTGGCGGTGTCAAAAACGCATCCCGGCGAAATGCTGCGCGCGCTGCATGCTGCCGGCCAGCGCGCATTCGGCGAAAATTACCTGCAGGAAGCGCTGGATAAAATTGAAGCGCTGTCTGACCTGGAGATTGAATGGCATTTCATTGGCCATGTGCAGCGCAATAAAACCAAGCATTTGGCTGAAAAATTTGCATGGGTGCACGGGGTTGACCGGCTGATTGTTGCAGAGCGCTTATCCAGCCAGCGCGCCGCTTCGCAAGCGCCTTTGAATATTTGCCTGCAGGTCAATATTGATGGGCAGGAGAGCAAGGACGGCTGCCCGCCTGCCGACGTTCCGGCGCTGGTGCAGCAGATCAGCCGGCTGCCGAATTTACAGCTGCGCGGCCTGATGGTGATTCCTGCGCCGCATAATGTGCAGGCCTTTGCCGACGCCAGAAAGCTGTTTGATCAGGTGAAAGCGCAGCATGCGCATCCTGAACAGTGGGATACCTTAAGCATGGGCATGTCCGGCGATATGGCCGAAGCTGTGGCCGCCGGTTCCACGCTGGTGCGTGTCGGCACCGCCTTATTCGGCGCGCGGGATTATTCCCAGTAG
- a CDS encoding type IV pilus twitching motility protein PilT — protein sequence MDITELLAFSAKNGASDLHLSAGMPPMIRVDGEVRRINLPALEHKEVHKLVYDIMNDKQRRDFEEKLETDFSFEVPGVARFRVNAFNQNRGAGAVFRTIPSKVLSMEDLGMGQIFKDICEYPRGIVLVTGPTGSGKSTTLAAMMDYINDNRYDHILTVEDPIEFVHTSKKCLINQREVHRDTHGFNEALRSALREDPDIILVGEMRDLETIRLALTAAETGHLVFGTLHTTSAAKTIDRVIDVFPAEEKDMVRAMLSESLQAVISQTLLKKNGGGRVAAHEIMIGIPAIRNLIRENKVAQMYSAIQTGANYGMTTLDQSLKTLVSKGIISPQAARTAAKQPESFL from the coding sequence ATGGACATTACAGAATTACTGGCATTTTCCGCTAAAAACGGCGCATCAGACCTGCACCTGTCTGCGGGCATGCCGCCGATGATCCGTGTGGATGGCGAAGTGCGCCGCATCAACTTGCCGGCCTTAGAGCATAAAGAAGTGCACAAGCTGGTGTATGACATTATGAACGACAAGCAGCGCCGCGACTTTGAAGAAAAGCTGGAAACAGACTTTTCATTTGAAGTGCCGGGCGTGGCGCGTTTCCGTGTCAACGCATTCAACCAGAACCGCGGCGCTGGCGCAGTATTCCGTACCATTCCATCCAAAGTGCTGTCCATGGAAGACTTGGGCATGGGGCAGATTTTTAAAGATATCTGTGAATATCCGCGCGGCATTGTGCTGGTCACCGGTCCGACAGGTTCTGGTAAATCAACAACCTTAGCCGCCATGATGGACTACATTAACGACAACCGCTATGACCATATTCTGACCGTCGAAGACCCGATTGAATTTGTGCATACTTCTAAAAAATGCCTGATCAACCAGCGTGAAGTGCACCGCGACACCCACGGCTTTAATGAAGCCCTGCGTTCCGCGCTGCGTGAAGACCCGGATATCATTCTGGTCGGCGAGATGCGTGACCTGGAAACCATCCGCTTAGCGCTGACCGCTGCCGAAACCGGCCACCTGGTCTTCGGCACGCTGCATACAACTTCAGCGGCTAAAACCATTGACCGTGTGATTGACGTATTCCCTGCCGAAGAAAAAGACATGGTGCGCGCCATGCTGTCTGAATCCCTGCAGGCGGTTATTTCACAAACCCTATTGAAGAAAAATGGCGGCGGCCGTGTAGCTGCCCATGAAATCATGATCGGCATTCCGGCCATCCGCAACCTGATCCGTGAAAACAAAGTCGCGCAGATGTATTCCGCGATTCAAACCGGCGCAAACTACGGCATGACCACGCTGGATCAAAGCCTGAAAACCTTAGTGTCCAAAGGCATTATCAGCCCTCAAGCCGCCCGCACCGCAGCGAAGCAGCCTGAATCTTTCCTATAA